From a single Miscanthus floridulus cultivar M001 chromosome 8, ASM1932011v1, whole genome shotgun sequence genomic region:
- the LOC136473528 gene encoding cytochrome P450 93G2-like has translation MEVVESGSILAAYSSDAAMLITVAIILFVFTVSAARRRGGGKLPPSPLALPLLGHLHLLRPPPHQAFHRLVGRYGPLVHLRLGPSNHGVVVGSAEAARDLLKLESSIPQRTHSSITRLLAYDSAGFAFAPYGAQWRFMKRLCMSELLGPRTLDLLRPVRDGELAALLREAAAAAGRGGSVDLSRQLIAMANNAIMRMTASALPDHLTETARHCAKEVTELVGSFNIADYIAVFRPFDLQGLGRRAHEVHAKFDALLEILINKKEEARRSPPPAGAAPANKAKDLLDILMDAAEDENAEVKLNRENIKAFVLDIFTAGSDTTATTVEWMLAELINHPAYLDKLRAELDAVIGRSRLVGEEDVAQLRYLQAVLKETLRLHPPAVFAVRETIETVHVRGYTIPPKTTMFFSIYSVGRDPAYWEKPLEFDPERFMPGGANEGMEVNVQNMQLMPFGGGRRACPGMGYAVQVVPAFLAALVQCFDWAVPHQEGREPPQLNMDEKQGLVSARLQPLVLIPTPRIHPIPVPSSLN, from the exons ATGGAGGTCGTCGAGAGTGGCAGCATCCTCGCCGCTTACAGCAGCGATGCAGCCATGCTCATTACCGTAGCAATCATCCTTTTCGTCTTTACGGTGTCAGCGGCGAGGAGAAGGGGCGGAGGCAAGCTTCCCCCAAGCCCGCTGGCCCTTCCGTTGCTCGGGCACCTGCACCTGCTCCGGCCGCCTCCGCACCAGGCCTTCCACCGCCTCGTCGGCCGGTACGGCCCGCTGGTGCACCTCCGCCTGGGCCCCTCAAACCATGGCGTCGTCGTCGGTTCCGCGGAGGCCGCCCGCGACCTCCTCAAGCTTGAGTCCAGCATCCCGCAGCGGACCCACTCGTCGATCACGCGCCTCCTGGCCTACGACTCGGCCGGCTTCGCCTTCGCGCCCTACGGCGCGCAGTGGCGCTTCATGAAGCGGCTGTGCATGTCGGAGCTGCTGGGCCCGCGCACCCTGGACCTGCTGCGCCCCGTGCGCGACGGCGAGCTGGCAGCGCTGCTGCGGGAGGCGGCCGCCGCGGCGGGGCGGGGCGGCAGCGTGGACCTGAGCCGCCAGCTCATCGCCATGGCCAACAACGCCATCATGCGCATGACGGCCAGCGCGCTGCCCGACCACCTGACGGAGACGGCGCGGCACTGCGCCAAGGAGGTGACGGAGCTCGTGGGCTCCTTCAACATCGCCGACTACATTGCGGTGTTCCGCCCATTTGATCTGCAGGGGCTCGGCCGGAGGGCGCACGAGGTGCACGCCAAGTTCGACGCCCTGCTTGAGATCTTGATCAACAAGAAGGAGGAGGCGCGCCGGTCGCCGCCACCGGCAGGAGCGGCGCCTGCTAATAAGGCCAAGGACTTGCTGGACATCCTCATGGACGCCGCGGAGGACGAGAACGCAGAGGTCAAGCTCaacagggagaacatcaaggcctTCGTCCTC GACATCTTCACCGCGGGGTCGGACACAACAGCGACAACAGTGGAGTGGATGCTCGCAGAGCTGATCAACCACCCGGCCTACCTGGACAAGCTGCGAGCGGAGCTGGACGCCGTCATTGGTAGGTCGCGCCTGGTGGGCGAGGAGGACGTCGCGCAGCTGCGCTACCTGCAGGCGGTGCTGAAGGAGACGCTCCGGCTGCACCCGCCGGCGGTGTTCGCGGTGCGGGAGACCATCGAGACGGTGCACGTCCGCGGCTACACCATCCCGCCCAAGACCACCATGTTCTTCAGCATCTACTCCGTTGGGCGTGACCCGGCGTACTGGGAGAAGCCCCTCGAGTTCGACCCGGAGCGCTTCATGCCCGGCGGCGCCAACGAGGGCATGGAAGTGAATGTGCAGAACATGCAGCTCATGCCTTTCGGCGGTGGCCGCCGTGCCTGCCCTGGCATGGGGTACGCCGTGCAGGTCGTGCCGGCGTTCCTTGCCGCGCTGGTCCAGTGCTTTGACTGGGCGGTGCCGCACCAGGAAGGTCGGGAGCCGCCGCAACTGAACATGGACGAAAAACAGGGTCTCGTCTCCGCCCGGCTTCAGCCCCTCGTGCTCATCCCTACACCACGCATCCATCCTATCCCCGTGCCTAGCTCCCTAAACTGA